Proteins encoded together in one Chelonoidis abingdonii isolate Lonesome George chromosome 1, CheloAbing_2.0, whole genome shotgun sequence window:
- the LOC116825693 gene encoding dystrophin isoform X14: MREQLKGHETQTTCWDHPKMTELYQSLADLNNVRFSAYRTAMKLRRLQKALCLDLLSLSAACDALDQHNLKQNDQSMDILQIINCLTTIYDRLEQEHNNLVNVSLCVDMCLNWLLNVYDTGRTGRIRVLSFKTGVVSLCKAHLEDKYRYLFKQVASSTGFCDQRRLGLLLHDSIQIPRQLGEVASFGGSNIEPSVRSCFQFANNKPEIEAALFLDWMRLEPQSMVWLPVLHRVAAAETAKHQAKCNICKECPIIGFRYRSLKHFNYDICQSCFFSGRVAKGHKMHYPMVEYCTPTTSGEDVRDFAKVLKNKFRTKRYFAKHPRMGYLPVQTVLEGDNMET; the protein is encoded by the exons CTGACCTGAACAATGTCAGATTCTCGGCTTACAGAACTGCCATGAAACTTCGAAGACTGCAGAAAGCCCTCTGCT TGGATCTACTGAGTCTGTCTGCCGCATGTGATGCCTTGGACCAGCACAACCTCAAACAGAATGACCAGTCAATGGATATCCTTCAGATCATTAACTGTTTGACCACCATTTATGATCGACTGGAACAAGAGCACAATAATCTGGTCAACGTCTCGCTCTGTGTGGACATGTGCCTCAACTGGCTGTTGAATGTCTATGACAC GGGTCGAACAGGAAGGATCCgtgtcttgtcttttaaaactggTGTAGTTTCCCTGTGTAAAGCACATTTGGAAGATAAGTACCGAT ACCTATTCAAGCAGGTAGCAAGTTCTACTGGATTCTGTGACCAGCGCCGACTGGGCCTTCTCCTGCATGACTCCATCCAGATCCCACGACAGCTGGGCGAAGTTGCATCGTTTGGTGGCAGTAACATTGAACCTAGTGTTAGGAGCTGCTTCCAGTTT GCCAATAACAAGCCAGAAATTGAAGCAGCCCTGTTCTTGGATTGGATGAGGCTGGAACCACAGTCCATGGTATGGCTGCCAGTGTTGCACAGGGTGGCTGCTGCTGAAACTGCCAAACACCAAGCTAAGTGTAACATCTGTAAGGAGTGTCCCATTATTGGATTCAG GTACAGAAGCTTAAAGCACTTTAACTATGACATCTGCCAAAGCTGTTTCTTTTCTGGACGAGTGGCAAAAGGCCATAAAATGCACTATCCAATGGTGGAGTACTGTACACCG ACAACTTCAGGAGAAGATGTCCGCGACTTTGCCAAGgtactgaaaaataaattccGAACAAAACGGTATTTTGCAAAACACCCAAGAATGGGCTATCTGCCTGTACAAACTGTCTTGGAGGGAGACAACATGGAAACGTGA